A genomic window from Tenebrio molitor chromosome X, icTenMoli1.1, whole genome shotgun sequence includes:
- the Cda5 gene encoding mucin-4 isoform X2 produces the protein MVTLFTAAILLLTSFDITLCQRKVSRNVAVGGEVKTVVNFNCPEEFGYYPHPSDCTQYYVCVFGGALLESCTGGLMYSHELQTCDWPRNVGCDGAELSGPGPISATSPNPQSRTREEPRTRYAPPTPPPAQPAAIVTSRGQPRQLHHNQQEIIKQRQQQQLYADAEETLPPAEEIESDRQQRVYRGQPSTVGQVQRDRDGLRHSNAIPNYSGRGEKIGVISFGTQQQQYRVEQSSAAPVQPPISTVTATARTLYNSSQYNNNYDPYYALYDDDVELYRDVDYSQHYNNNNNNNAAQSQTPQQSYRRTPSPVVQTTQEEAPKRGNSAYIQNSYSGQDIYQPSTSSDYNEDNSYNSQVDDQNAYRQINRQPTRYNLRGDRNDLNYFEEATTKRTTTTTTTRKTTTTTRTTTARTFPPKKSTVPSRLPVTANENKTQAQSLINTLREDPGPHPLTPNTIDFQSNSSLRLDETTTTIRPKLPDTSPKVLSEAVIHKPVPFVVPRHLTTEKSIVVFHYITKSSRSTSLVSTDLPPTETSAIENSPHKNKTVIVPTTYSPPKFFLKSLLPKPVTYSTTVPNLSESKPENKPHKTLKSVRKLISPINVNYGLSVVTGSSFESAEKLVSEVDSVRNILPYRRSHAAKSRPSDYFDESTTKTTKPSTLEHLTSSSESITHIVPGVKDSSDELIDDDYTSREETKLRHYVEPYTDSYNVSSEAKRFRTTIEIPPPHDLIDDYQKLEPDQSPDYKLQPFPKPIALTTTTTKTTTTDSPHNTSIPARVSRVNTAIKSLIAFGGTRRQNVKCHENQSADSKCNDPKHQRTSTRGRGSTHYVNGGNVVNNEVTVTVNRGTPASRPRPTLKPSTSIVSKASEFIDIYRYPPTRPEPIYPQPQPDKTAAKCRKDVCLLPDCYCGGKEIPGNLPVEEVPQIVLLTFDDAVNDLNKQYYIELFESGRLNPNGCPISATFYVSHEWTDYSQVQNLYADGHEMASHTVSHSFGEQFSQKKWTREVAGQREILSAYGGVHLEDVRGMRAPFLSVGGNKMFKMLYDSNFTYDSSMPIYENKPPSWPYTLDYKLFHDCMIPPCPTRSYPGVWEVPMVMWQDLNGGRCSMGDACSNPPDAEGVFKMLTKNFQRHYTTNRAPFGLFYHAAWFTQPHHKEGFINFLDSILAMKDVWLLTNWQAIQWVRDPTPVSRLGSFQPFQCDFSNRPKRCNNPKVCNLWHKSGVRYMRTCQPCPDIYPWTGNTGIRSSRIDNDIED, from the exons ATATTACGTTATGTCAACGGAAGGTCAGTAGAAATGTAGCTGTCGGAGGTGAAGTGAAAACCGTTGTAAATTTCAACTGTCCGGAAGAGTTCGGCTATTACCCCCATCCAAGTGATTGTACCCAATATTATGTATGTGTTTTCGGGGGAGCGTTGTTAGAATCGTGCACTGGAGGGTTAATGTACAGCCACGAATTACAAACTTGTGACTGGCCGAGAAACGTAGGTTGTGATGGTGCTGAACTATCTGGACCTGGACCCATATCAGCGACATCACCAAATCCACAAAGCAGAACCAGAGAAGAACCAAGAACACGATATGCACCTCCGACACCACCTCCCGCGCAGCCAGCAGCAATCGTCACATCTAGGGGACAACCTAGACAACTTCACCACAATCAACAAGAAATAATAAAG CAACGCCAGCAGCAGCAACTCTATGCGGATGCAGAAGAAACACTTCCACCCGCAGAAGAGATAGAAAGCGATCGTCAACAGCGTGTCTACAGAGGCCAACCCTCCACCGTTGGTCAAGTACAAAGAGACAGAGATGGGTTGAGACACTCAAATGCAATTCCT AATTACAGCGGCCGGGGTGAAAAAATTGGTGTAATATCGTTCGGTAcccaacaacaacaatataG GGTTGAACAAAGTAGTGCAGCACCGGTACAACCACCAATATCAACAGTTACTGCAACAGCTAGAACATTGTACAACAGTAGccaatacaataataattacgaCCCTTATTACGCTTTATACGATGACGACGTTGAACTGTACAGAGATGTCG ATTATTCGCAACattataacaataataacaacaataacGCTGCGCAAAGCCAAACACCCCAACAATCTTACAGAAGAACTCCATCTCCGGTGGTTCAGACAACTCAAGAAGAGGCCCCCAAGCGTGGAAATTCGGCGTACATTCAAAACAGTTACAGTGGACAGGATATATATCAGCCGTCGACTAGTTCCGACTACAACGAAGACAACAGCTATAATAGTCAA gtAGACGATCAAAATGCGTATAGGCAAATAAATAGACAACCAACTAG ATATAATCTTAGGGGAGACAGGAatgatttgaattattttgaagaagcAACGACTAAAAGAACTACTACCACTACCACAACCAGAAAAACAACTACTACCACTAGAACAACGACTGCACGAACATTTCCCCCTAAAAAGAGTACAGTCCCAAG CAGACTTCCAGTCACAGCCAATGAGAACAAAACACAAGCACAGTCTCTCATTAATACATTACGGGAAGACCCGGGACCACATCCTTTAACTCCCAACACCATTGATTTCCAAAGTAACTCTAGCCTTCGACTAGACGAAACCACCACTACCATAAGACCAAAATTACCTGACACAAGTCCGAAAGTTTTATCCGAAGCAGTCATACATAAACCAGTTCCATTTGTTGTACCAAGGCATCTAACAACTGAAAAATCCATTGTTGTATTTCATTACATTACTAAATCATCCAGGTCAACTAGTCTAGTCTCTACGGATTTGCCCCCCACTGAAACATCAGCCATTGAAAATTCTCCTCACAAAAACAAGACTGTCATCGTGCCGACAACTTACTCGCCTCCAAAATTTTTCCTCAAGTCTCTCTTGCCTAAACCTGTTACTTATAGCACGACTGTTCCTAATCTATCTGAAAGTAAACCGGAAAATAAACCGCATAAGACGCTGAAATCTGTGCGAAAATTAATCAGTCCTATAAATGTTAACTATGGATTGTCTGTAGTTACCGGATCGAGTTTCGAATCCGCTGAAAAATTAGTTTCTGAAGTTGATAGCGTTAGGAATATTTTGCCTTATCGTCGTTCACACGCTGCTAAATCAAGACCATCAGACTATTTCGACGAATCTACCACTAAAACCACTAAACCTTCCACTCTTGAACATCTAACATCATCTTCAGAATCAATAACTCATATTGTGCCCGGAGTGAAAGATTCCAGTGATGAGCTTATCGATGACGATTACACTTCTCGTGAAGAAACCAAATTACGGCATTACGTCGAACCGTACACGGACAGCTACAACGTATCTTCTGAAGCAAAACGATTTCGAACAACTATTGAAATTCCCCCACCGCACGATTTGATCGATGATTACCAAAAACTAGAACCTGATCAATCTCCAGATTACAAATTGCAGCCTTTCCCCAAACCGATCGCACTTACAACCACAACCACCAAGACCACGACGACAGACTCTCCCCATAACACCTCAATTCCTGCCAGAGTATCCCGGGTTAACACTGCAATTAAATCACTAATTGCATTCGGGGGAACGCGAAGGCAAAACGTAAAATGTCACGAAAATCAAAGCGCCGATTCGAAATGCAACGACCCAAAGCATCAGAG AACCAGTACTAGAGGTCGGGGATCTACCCATTATGTCAATGGAGGCAACGTCGTCAACAACGAAGTTACAGTCACTGTTAATCGTGGAACACCAGCATC GCGGCCTCGTCCCACCTTGAAACCATCCACTTCTATCGTGTCGAAGGCATCCGAGTTCATCGACATCTACAGATATCCTCCAACAAGACCAGAACCCATCTACCCTCAGCCTCAACCCGACAAAACTGCGGCCAAATGCCGAAAAGACGTGTGCCTTTTGCCTGACTGCTACTGCGGAGGAAAGGAAATTCCCG GAAATCTACCTGTCGAGGAAGTTCCGCAGATCGTGCTACTCACATTTGATGATGCCGTTAATGacttaaataaacaatattacATAGAGTTATTCGAGAGTGGTCGTCTGAATCCGAATGGGTGCCCCATttcagcgacattttatgtgTCTCATGAGTGGACCGATTATAGCCAGGTTCAAAATCTTTATGCCGACGGTCATGAGATGGCTTCACATACAGTGTC GCACAGTTTTGGAGAGCAATTCTCTCAAAAGAAATGGACGCGTGAAGTTGCAGGTCAAAGAGAAATCTTGTCTGCTTATGGAGGCGTCCATTTAGAAGATGTCCGAGGAATGCGAGCACCTTTCCTCTCG gttggcggaaacaaaatgttcaaaatgttgtACGATTCAAACTTCACTTATGACTCTTCTATGCCGATCTACGAAAACAAGCCCCCAAGTTGGCCCTACACTCTCGATTACAAACTATTCCACGACTGTATGATTCCACCTTGTCCCACCCGTTCCTACCCGGGAGTGTGGGAAGTACCCATGGTAATGTGGCAAGACTTAAATGGTGGAAGATGTTCTATGGGAGACGCTTGTAGCAATCCTCCCGACGCTGAAGGTGTCTTCAAAATGTTAACCAAAAACTTCCAAAGACACTACACCACCAACAG AGCACCATTTGGTCTATTTTATCACGCGGCTTGGTTCACACAACCACATCACAAAGAAGGTTTCATCAATTTCTTGGACAGCATCTTGGCAATGAAAGATGTGTGGTTATTAACTAATTGGCAAGCTATCCAATGGGTTCGGGATCCGACACCTGTATCTAGATTAGGGTCGTTCCAACCTTTCCAATGTGACTTTTCT AACCGGCCAAAGAGATGTAATAATCCTAAAGTGTGCAATCTCTGGCATAAATCTGGAGTACGATACATGAGGACTTGCCAACCCTGTCCCGACATCTACCCCTGGACTGGAAACACTGGAATTCGCAGTAGTCGCATTGACAACGATATTGAAGATTAG
- the Cda5 gene encoding uncharacterized protein Cda5 isoform X3: MVTLFTAAILLLTSFDITLCQRKVSRNVAVGGEVKTVVNFNCPEEFGYYPHPSDCTQYYVCVFGGALLESCTGGLMYSHELQTCDWPRNVGCDGAELSGPGPISATSPNPQSRTREEPRTRYAPPTPPPAQPAAIVTSRGQPRQLHHNQQEIIKQRQQQQLYADAEETLPPAEEIESDRQQRVYRGQPSTVGQVQRDRDGLRHSNAIPNYSGRGEKIGVISFGTQQQQYRVEQSSAAPVQPPISTVTATARTLYNSSQYNNNYDPYYALYDDDVELYRDVDYSQHYNNNNNNNAAQSQTPQQSYRRTPSPVVQTTQEEAPKRGNSAYIQNSYSGQDIYQPSTSSDYNEDNSYNSQVDDQNAYRQINRQPTRYNLRGDRNDLNYFEEATTKRTTTTTTTRKTTTTTRTTTARTFPPKKSTVPRLPVTANENKTQAQSLINTLREDPGPHPLTPNTIDFQSNSSLRLDETTTTIRPKLPDTSPKVLSEAVIHKPVPFVVPRHLTTEKSIVVFHYITKSSRSTSLVSTDLPPTETSAIENSPHKNKTVIVPTTYSPPKFFLKSLLPKPVTYSTTVPNLSESKPENKPHKTLKSVRKLISPINVNYGLSVVTGSSFESAEKLVSEVDSVRNILPYRRSHAAKSRPSDYFDESTTKTTKPSTLEHLTSSSESITHIVPGVKDSSDELIDDDYTSREETKLRHYVEPYTDSYNVSSEAKRFRTTIEIPPPHDLIDDYQKLEPDQSPDYKLQPFPKPIALTTTTTKTTTTDSPHNTSIPARVSRVNTAIKSLIAFGGTRRQNVKCHENQSADSKCNDPKHQRTSTRGRGSTHYVNGGNVVNNEVTVTVNRGTPASRPRPTLKPSTSIVSKASEFIDIYRYPPTRPEPIYPQPQPDKTAAKCRKDVCLLPDCYCGGKEIPGDLPVEQLPQIVLLTYDDSVNDLNKGLYSDLFEKGRVNPNGCPIAATFYVSHEWTDYSQVQNLYSDGHEIASHTVSHSFGEQFSQKKWTREVAGQREILSAYGGVHLEDVRGMRAPFLSVGGNKMFKMLYDSNFTYDSSMPIYENKPPSWPYTLDYKLFHDCMIPPCPTRSYPGVWEVPMVMWQDLNGGRCSMGDACSNPPDAEGVFKMLTKNFQRHYTTNRAPFGLFYHAAWFTQPHHKEGFINFLDSILAMKDVWLLTNWQAIQWVRDPTPVSRLGSFQPFQCDFSNRPKRCNNPKVCNLWHKSGVRYMRTCQPCPDIYPWTGNTGIRSSRIDNDIED, encoded by the exons ATATTACGTTATGTCAACGGAAGGTCAGTAGAAATGTAGCTGTCGGAGGTGAAGTGAAAACCGTTGTAAATTTCAACTGTCCGGAAGAGTTCGGCTATTACCCCCATCCAAGTGATTGTACCCAATATTATGTATGTGTTTTCGGGGGAGCGTTGTTAGAATCGTGCACTGGAGGGTTAATGTACAGCCACGAATTACAAACTTGTGACTGGCCGAGAAACGTAGGTTGTGATGGTGCTGAACTATCTGGACCTGGACCCATATCAGCGACATCACCAAATCCACAAAGCAGAACCAGAGAAGAACCAAGAACACGATATGCACCTCCGACACCACCTCCCGCGCAGCCAGCAGCAATCGTCACATCTAGGGGACAACCTAGACAACTTCACCACAATCAACAAGAAATAATAAAG CAACGCCAGCAGCAGCAACTCTATGCGGATGCAGAAGAAACACTTCCACCCGCAGAAGAGATAGAAAGCGATCGTCAACAGCGTGTCTACAGAGGCCAACCCTCCACCGTTGGTCAAGTACAAAGAGACAGAGATGGGTTGAGACACTCAAATGCAATTCCT AATTACAGCGGCCGGGGTGAAAAAATTGGTGTAATATCGTTCGGTAcccaacaacaacaatataG GGTTGAACAAAGTAGTGCAGCACCGGTACAACCACCAATATCAACAGTTACTGCAACAGCTAGAACATTGTACAACAGTAGccaatacaataataattacgaCCCTTATTACGCTTTATACGATGACGACGTTGAACTGTACAGAGATGTCG ATTATTCGCAACattataacaataataacaacaataacGCTGCGCAAAGCCAAACACCCCAACAATCTTACAGAAGAACTCCATCTCCGGTGGTTCAGACAACTCAAGAAGAGGCCCCCAAGCGTGGAAATTCGGCGTACATTCAAAACAGTTACAGTGGACAGGATATATATCAGCCGTCGACTAGTTCCGACTACAACGAAGACAACAGCTATAATAGTCAA gtAGACGATCAAAATGCGTATAGGCAAATAAATAGACAACCAACTAG ATATAATCTTAGGGGAGACAGGAatgatttgaattattttgaagaagcAACGACTAAAAGAACTACTACCACTACCACAACCAGAAAAACAACTACTACCACTAGAACAACGACTGCACGAACATTTCCCCCTAAAAAGAGTACAGTCCCAAG ACTTCCAGTCACAGCCAATGAGAACAAAACACAAGCACAGTCTCTCATTAATACATTACGGGAAGACCCGGGACCACATCCTTTAACTCCCAACACCATTGATTTCCAAAGTAACTCTAGCCTTCGACTAGACGAAACCACCACTACCATAAGACCAAAATTACCTGACACAAGTCCGAAAGTTTTATCCGAAGCAGTCATACATAAACCAGTTCCATTTGTTGTACCAAGGCATCTAACAACTGAAAAATCCATTGTTGTATTTCATTACATTACTAAATCATCCAGGTCAACTAGTCTAGTCTCTACGGATTTGCCCCCCACTGAAACATCAGCCATTGAAAATTCTCCTCACAAAAACAAGACTGTCATCGTGCCGACAACTTACTCGCCTCCAAAATTTTTCCTCAAGTCTCTCTTGCCTAAACCTGTTACTTATAGCACGACTGTTCCTAATCTATCTGAAAGTAAACCGGAAAATAAACCGCATAAGACGCTGAAATCTGTGCGAAAATTAATCAGTCCTATAAATGTTAACTATGGATTGTCTGTAGTTACCGGATCGAGTTTCGAATCCGCTGAAAAATTAGTTTCTGAAGTTGATAGCGTTAGGAATATTTTGCCTTATCGTCGTTCACACGCTGCTAAATCAAGACCATCAGACTATTTCGACGAATCTACCACTAAAACCACTAAACCTTCCACTCTTGAACATCTAACATCATCTTCAGAATCAATAACTCATATTGTGCCCGGAGTGAAAGATTCCAGTGATGAGCTTATCGATGACGATTACACTTCTCGTGAAGAAACCAAATTACGGCATTACGTCGAACCGTACACGGACAGCTACAACGTATCTTCTGAAGCAAAACGATTTCGAACAACTATTGAAATTCCCCCACCGCACGATTTGATCGATGATTACCAAAAACTAGAACCTGATCAATCTCCAGATTACAAATTGCAGCCTTTCCCCAAACCGATCGCACTTACAACCACAACCACCAAGACCACGACGACAGACTCTCCCCATAACACCTCAATTCCTGCCAGAGTATCCCGGGTTAACACTGCAATTAAATCACTAATTGCATTCGGGGGAACGCGAAGGCAAAACGTAAAATGTCACGAAAATCAAAGCGCCGATTCGAAATGCAACGACCCAAAGCATCAGAG AACCAGTACTAGAGGTCGGGGATCTACCCATTATGTCAATGGAGGCAACGTCGTCAACAACGAAGTTACAGTCACTGTTAATCGTGGAACACCAGCATC GCGGCCTCGTCCCACCTTGAAACCATCCACTTCTATCGTGTCGAAGGCATCCGAGTTCATCGACATCTACAGATATCCTCCAACAAGACCAGAACCCATCTACCCTCAGCCTCAACCCGACAAAACTGCGGCCAAATGCCGAAAAGACGTGTGCCTTTTGCCTGACTGCTACTGCGGAGGAAAGGAAATTCCCG GCGATCTTCCCGTCGAACAGCTACCACAAATTGTGCTTCTTACCTACGACGATTCAGTGAACGATTTGAACAAAGGCTTGTATAGCGATTTGTTTGAAAAAGGTAGAGTCAATCCCAACGGATGTCCAATCGCTGCAACTTTCTACGTTTCTCACGAATGGACTGATTACAGTCAAGTCCAAAATTTGTATTCTGATGGTCACGAAATTGCTTCCCATACAGTATC GCACAGTTTTGGAGAGCAATTCTCTCAAAAGAAATGGACGCGTGAAGTTGCAGGTCAAAGAGAAATCTTGTCTGCTTATGGAGGCGTCCATTTAGAAGATGTCCGAGGAATGCGAGCACCTTTCCTCTCG gttggcggaaacaaaatgttcaaaatgttgtACGATTCAAACTTCACTTATGACTCTTCTATGCCGATCTACGAAAACAAGCCCCCAAGTTGGCCCTACACTCTCGATTACAAACTATTCCACGACTGTATGATTCCACCTTGTCCCACCCGTTCCTACCCGGGAGTGTGGGAAGTACCCATGGTAATGTGGCAAGACTTAAATGGTGGAAGATGTTCTATGGGAGACGCTTGTAGCAATCCTCCCGACGCTGAAGGTGTCTTCAAAATGTTAACCAAAAACTTCCAAAGACACTACACCACCAACAG AGCACCATTTGGTCTATTTTATCACGCGGCTTGGTTCACACAACCACATCACAAAGAAGGTTTCATCAATTTCTTGGACAGCATCTTGGCAATGAAAGATGTGTGGTTATTAACTAATTGGCAAGCTATCCAATGGGTTCGGGATCCGACACCTGTATCTAGATTAGGGTCGTTCCAACCTTTCCAATGTGACTTTTCT AACCGGCCAAAGAGATGTAATAATCCTAAAGTGTGCAATCTCTGGCATAAATCTGGAGTACGATACATGAGGACTTGCCAACCCTGTCCCGACATCTACCCCTGGACTGGAAACACTGGAATTCGCAGTAGTCGCATTGACAACGATATTGAAGATTAG
- the Cda5 gene encoding mucin-4 isoform X1: MVTLFTAAILLLTSFDITLCQRKVSRNVAVGGEVKTVVNFNCPEEFGYYPHPSDCTQYYVCVFGGALLESCTGGLMYSHELQTCDWPRNVGCDGAELSGPGPISATSPNPQSRTREEPRTRYAPPTPPPAQPAAIVTSRGQPRQLHHNQQEIIKQRQQQQLYADAEETLPPAEEIESDRQQRVYRGQPSTVGQVQRDRDGLRHSNAIPNYSGRGEKIGVISFGTQQQQYRVEQSSAAPVQPPISTVTATARTLYNSSQYNNNYDPYYALYDDDVELYRDVDYSQHYNNNNNNNAAQSQTPQQSYRRTPSPVVQTTQEEAPKRGNSAYIQNSYSGQDIYQPSTSSDYNEDNSYNSQVDDQNAYRQINRQPTRYNLRGDRNDLNYFEEATTKRTTTTTTTRKTTTTTRTTTARTFPPKKSTVPSRLPVTANENKTQAQSLINTLREDPGPHPLTPNTIDFQSNSSLRLDETTTTIRPKLPDTSPKVLSEAVIHKPVPFVVPRHLTTEKSIVVFHYITKSSRSTSLVSTDLPPTETSAIENSPHKNKTVIVPTTYSPPKFFLKSLLPKPVTYSTTVPNLSESKPENKPHKTLKSVRKLISPINVNYGLSVVTGSSFESAEKLVSEVDSVRNILPYRRSHAAKSRPSDYFDESTTKTTKPSTLEHLTSSSESITHIVPGVKDSSDELIDDDYTSREETKLRHYVEPYTDSYNVSSEAKRFRTTIEIPPPHDLIDDYQKLEPDQSPDYKLQPFPKPIALTTTTTKTTTTDSPHNTSIPARVSRVNTAIKSLIAFGGTRRQNVKCHENQSADSKCNDPKHQRTSTRGRGSTHYVNGGNVVNNEVTVTVNRGTPASRPRPTLKPSTSIVSKASEFIDIYRYPPTRPEPIYPQPQPDKTAAKCRKDVCLLPDCYCGGKEIPGDLPVEQLPQIVLLTYDDSVNDLNKGLYSDLFEKGRVNPNGCPIAATFYVSHEWTDYSQVQNLYSDGHEIASHTVSHSFGEQFSQKKWTREVAGQREILSAYGGVHLEDVRGMRAPFLSVGGNKMFKMLYDSNFTYDSSMPIYENKPPSWPYTLDYKLFHDCMIPPCPTRSYPGVWEVPMVMWQDLNGGRCSMGDACSNPPDAEGVFKMLTKNFQRHYTTNRAPFGLFYHAAWFTQPHHKEGFINFLDSILAMKDVWLLTNWQAIQWVRDPTPVSRLGSFQPFQCDFSNRPKRCNNPKVCNLWHKSGVRYMRTCQPCPDIYPWTGNTGIRSSRIDNDIED, translated from the exons ATATTACGTTATGTCAACGGAAGGTCAGTAGAAATGTAGCTGTCGGAGGTGAAGTGAAAACCGTTGTAAATTTCAACTGTCCGGAAGAGTTCGGCTATTACCCCCATCCAAGTGATTGTACCCAATATTATGTATGTGTTTTCGGGGGAGCGTTGTTAGAATCGTGCACTGGAGGGTTAATGTACAGCCACGAATTACAAACTTGTGACTGGCCGAGAAACGTAGGTTGTGATGGTGCTGAACTATCTGGACCTGGACCCATATCAGCGACATCACCAAATCCACAAAGCAGAACCAGAGAAGAACCAAGAACACGATATGCACCTCCGACACCACCTCCCGCGCAGCCAGCAGCAATCGTCACATCTAGGGGACAACCTAGACAACTTCACCACAATCAACAAGAAATAATAAAG CAACGCCAGCAGCAGCAACTCTATGCGGATGCAGAAGAAACACTTCCACCCGCAGAAGAGATAGAAAGCGATCGTCAACAGCGTGTCTACAGAGGCCAACCCTCCACCGTTGGTCAAGTACAAAGAGACAGAGATGGGTTGAGACACTCAAATGCAATTCCT AATTACAGCGGCCGGGGTGAAAAAATTGGTGTAATATCGTTCGGTAcccaacaacaacaatataG GGTTGAACAAAGTAGTGCAGCACCGGTACAACCACCAATATCAACAGTTACTGCAACAGCTAGAACATTGTACAACAGTAGccaatacaataataattacgaCCCTTATTACGCTTTATACGATGACGACGTTGAACTGTACAGAGATGTCG ATTATTCGCAACattataacaataataacaacaataacGCTGCGCAAAGCCAAACACCCCAACAATCTTACAGAAGAACTCCATCTCCGGTGGTTCAGACAACTCAAGAAGAGGCCCCCAAGCGTGGAAATTCGGCGTACATTCAAAACAGTTACAGTGGACAGGATATATATCAGCCGTCGACTAGTTCCGACTACAACGAAGACAACAGCTATAATAGTCAA gtAGACGATCAAAATGCGTATAGGCAAATAAATAGACAACCAACTAG ATATAATCTTAGGGGAGACAGGAatgatttgaattattttgaagaagcAACGACTAAAAGAACTACTACCACTACCACAACCAGAAAAACAACTACTACCACTAGAACAACGACTGCACGAACATTTCCCCCTAAAAAGAGTACAGTCCCAAG CAGACTTCCAGTCACAGCCAATGAGAACAAAACACAAGCACAGTCTCTCATTAATACATTACGGGAAGACCCGGGACCACATCCTTTAACTCCCAACACCATTGATTTCCAAAGTAACTCTAGCCTTCGACTAGACGAAACCACCACTACCATAAGACCAAAATTACCTGACACAAGTCCGAAAGTTTTATCCGAAGCAGTCATACATAAACCAGTTCCATTTGTTGTACCAAGGCATCTAACAACTGAAAAATCCATTGTTGTATTTCATTACATTACTAAATCATCCAGGTCAACTAGTCTAGTCTCTACGGATTTGCCCCCCACTGAAACATCAGCCATTGAAAATTCTCCTCACAAAAACAAGACTGTCATCGTGCCGACAACTTACTCGCCTCCAAAATTTTTCCTCAAGTCTCTCTTGCCTAAACCTGTTACTTATAGCACGACTGTTCCTAATCTATCTGAAAGTAAACCGGAAAATAAACCGCATAAGACGCTGAAATCTGTGCGAAAATTAATCAGTCCTATAAATGTTAACTATGGATTGTCTGTAGTTACCGGATCGAGTTTCGAATCCGCTGAAAAATTAGTTTCTGAAGTTGATAGCGTTAGGAATATTTTGCCTTATCGTCGTTCACACGCTGCTAAATCAAGACCATCAGACTATTTCGACGAATCTACCACTAAAACCACTAAACCTTCCACTCTTGAACATCTAACATCATCTTCAGAATCAATAACTCATATTGTGCCCGGAGTGAAAGATTCCAGTGATGAGCTTATCGATGACGATTACACTTCTCGTGAAGAAACCAAATTACGGCATTACGTCGAACCGTACACGGACAGCTACAACGTATCTTCTGAAGCAAAACGATTTCGAACAACTATTGAAATTCCCCCACCGCACGATTTGATCGATGATTACCAAAAACTAGAACCTGATCAATCTCCAGATTACAAATTGCAGCCTTTCCCCAAACCGATCGCACTTACAACCACAACCACCAAGACCACGACGACAGACTCTCCCCATAACACCTCAATTCCTGCCAGAGTATCCCGGGTTAACACTGCAATTAAATCACTAATTGCATTCGGGGGAACGCGAAGGCAAAACGTAAAATGTCACGAAAATCAAAGCGCCGATTCGAAATGCAACGACCCAAAGCATCAGAG AACCAGTACTAGAGGTCGGGGATCTACCCATTATGTCAATGGAGGCAACGTCGTCAACAACGAAGTTACAGTCACTGTTAATCGTGGAACACCAGCATC GCGGCCTCGTCCCACCTTGAAACCATCCACTTCTATCGTGTCGAAGGCATCCGAGTTCATCGACATCTACAGATATCCTCCAACAAGACCAGAACCCATCTACCCTCAGCCTCAACCCGACAAAACTGCGGCCAAATGCCGAAAAGACGTGTGCCTTTTGCCTGACTGCTACTGCGGAGGAAAGGAAATTCCCG GCGATCTTCCCGTCGAACAGCTACCACAAATTGTGCTTCTTACCTACGACGATTCAGTGAACGATTTGAACAAAGGCTTGTATAGCGATTTGTTTGAAAAAGGTAGAGTCAATCCCAACGGATGTCCAATCGCTGCAACTTTCTACGTTTCTCACGAATGGACTGATTACAGTCAAGTCCAAAATTTGTATTCTGATGGTCACGAAATTGCTTCCCATACAGTATC GCACAGTTTTGGAGAGCAATTCTCTCAAAAGAAATGGACGCGTGAAGTTGCAGGTCAAAGAGAAATCTTGTCTGCTTATGGAGGCGTCCATTTAGAAGATGTCCGAGGAATGCGAGCACCTTTCCTCTCG gttggcggaaacaaaatgttcaaaatgttgtACGATTCAAACTTCACTTATGACTCTTCTATGCCGATCTACGAAAACAAGCCCCCAAGTTGGCCCTACACTCTCGATTACAAACTATTCCACGACTGTATGATTCCACCTTGTCCCACCCGTTCCTACCCGGGAGTGTGGGAAGTACCCATGGTAATGTGGCAAGACTTAAATGGTGGAAGATGTTCTATGGGAGACGCTTGTAGCAATCCTCCCGACGCTGAAGGTGTCTTCAAAATGTTAACCAAAAACTTCCAAAGACACTACACCACCAACAG AGCACCATTTGGTCTATTTTATCACGCGGCTTGGTTCACACAACCACATCACAAAGAAGGTTTCATCAATTTCTTGGACAGCATCTTGGCAATGAAAGATGTGTGGTTATTAACTAATTGGCAAGCTATCCAATGGGTTCGGGATCCGACACCTGTATCTAGATTAGGGTCGTTCCAACCTTTCCAATGTGACTTTTCT AACCGGCCAAAGAGATGTAATAATCCTAAAGTGTGCAATCTCTGGCATAAATCTGGAGTACGATACATGAGGACTTGCCAACCCTGTCCCGACATCTACCCCTGGACTGGAAACACTGGAATTCGCAGTAGTCGCATTGACAACGATATTGAAGATTAG